The following coding sequences lie in one Cotesia glomerata isolate CgM1 linkage group LG5, MPM_Cglom_v2.3, whole genome shotgun sequence genomic window:
- the LOC123266236 gene encoding protein VAC14 homolog → MISERDYAPLSAACVRSLNDKVYDKRKPAATEIEKMVKEFSAHNNTVQIKRLLKVLGQDFATSQNSHTRKGGLIGLAAIAVGLGKDTGQYTEELIRPILACFSDPDIHVRYYACESLYNVVKIARSAVLPLFTDIFGALSKLACDPEQNVKNATELLDRLMKDIVTESGMFDLVGFMPILRERIYIKSPFGRQFMISWVSVLDAVPDMDFVIILPEILDGLFIILEDPTPEIKKITDTVLGEFLRSIKANPSRVDFQGMINILIVHAQSADELLQLTAIAWMREFVQLSGSLMLPYASGILSAILPCLAYDSDNRKNIKETAAKVNSALMELITTENLVITCDPADEKAGKKEDKPEDDKKPEGLNLTKIVEVLTKHLKQTSVQTKIATLKWIYHLFIHIPNKMYNHIDDLFPVLMRTLGDNSDEVVQQNLVVIAEIISPQSTKDKDKETTRISPKYFTKFIVNLLRLFSTDRHLLEDKGAFIIRELCVLLSAEEIYKILAKILLEEQNLRFAGIMIQTLNVILLTSSELFELRNKLKDLKNEESRKLFVCLYESWCHNPVATMALCLLGQNYAHACDLVKSFANIEVTVEFLTEIDKLVQLIESPIFTYLRLELLEPERNESLVRTLYGLLMILPQSEAFATLQRRLTAIPPASSVIVAGKAGDSSNNKQTDGIDFARLLKHFESVQEKHKDQKHRQRLNMLVDRDSTPTNHSDT, encoded by the exons atgatttcgGAGCGAGATTACGCACCATTGAGTGCAGCGTGTGTTAGATCGCTGAATGACAAAGTTTATGATAAAAGGAAGCCAGCAGCTACTGAGATAgaaaa GATGGTAAAAGAATTTTCCGCGCACAACAACACAGTCCAAATAAAGCGCCTATTAAAAGTATTAGGCCAAGACTTTGCAACCTCCCAAAACTCCCACACCAGAAAAGGCGGCTTAATAGGCCTCGCCGCTATTGCAGTGGGCCTGGGCAAGGACACTGGCCAGTACACAGAAGAATTAATCCGGCCCATCTTGGCCTGTTTCTCTGACCCAGACATCCACGTTCGCTACTACGCCTGCGAGAGTCTGTACAACGTGGTAAAAATCGCTCGAAGCGCCGTGCTGCCTCTCTTCACCGACATCTTCGGCGCACTAAGCAAGCTAGCTTGCGACCCAGAACAAAACGTAAAAAACGCAACAGAGCTCCTCGACCGTCTCATGAAGGACATAGTCACAGAAAGCGGGATGTTCGACCTGGTGGGCTTCATGCCTATTTTACGAGAGCGCATCTACATAAAAAGCCCTTTCGGCCGGCAGTTCATGATCTCCTGGGTCTCGGTCTTGGACGCTGTGCCGGACATGGACTTTGTGATAATCCTCCCGGAGATCTTAGACGGGCTCTTTATTATCCTCGAAGATCCGACTCCGGAGATTAAGAAAATTACTGACACAGTCCTGGGGGAGTTTCTTCGTAGCATTAAAGCAAATCCTTCTAGAGTAGACTTCCAGgggatgataaatattttaatagttcaCGCGCAAAGCGCTGATGAGCTCCTACAGCTGACAGCTATCGCTTGGATGAGAGAATTTGTCCAGCTTTCGGGAAGTTTAATGCTGCCCTACGCTTCGGGAATTCTTTCTGCTATTTTGCCTTGTCTCGCTTATGATAGTGATAATAGGAAGAATATTAAAGAGACAGCTGCTAAAGTTAATTCTGCTCTTATGGAATTAATTACTACTGAGAATCTTGTTATTACTTGCGACCCAGCTGATGAGAAAGCTGGTAAAAAAGAAGACAAGCCAGAAGATGATAAAAAACCAGAGGGACttaatttgacaaaaattgtTGAAGTTTTAACAAAACACTTAAAACAAACTTCCGTTCAAACTAAAATAGCAACCTTAAAATggatttatcatttatttatccaCATTCCCAATAAAATGTACAATCATATTGATGATTTATTTCCCGTCTTAATGCGAACCCTCGGTGATAATTCTGACGAGGTTGTTCAGCAAAATTTAGTTGTAATTGCTGAAATAATAAGCCCGCAATCTACtaaagataaagataaagaaACAACTAGGATAAGTCCGAAATATTTCactaaatttattgtaaatttattgagaTTGTTCTCTACTGATAGACACTTGTTGGAAGACAAGGGAGCATTTATCATTAGAGAGCTGTGTGTCCTGTTGAGTGCGGAagagatttataaaattctggCGAAAATCCTGCTAGAAGAACAGAATTTAAGGTTTGCTGGGATCATGATTCAGACTTTGAATGTTATTTTGCTTACTAGCTCGGAGTTGTTTGAGCTGAGGAATAAATTGAAGGATTTGAAGAACGAG GAGAGTCGCAAATTGTTTGTTTGCTTGTACGAGTCGTGGTGTCATAATCCGGTCGCAACAATGGCACTTTGCTTGCTGGGTCAGAATTACGCCCACGCGTGCGATCTTGTTAAATCATT tgCTAACATCGAAGTAACTGTTGAATTTCTCAcggaaattgataaattagtACAACTAATTGAGTCTCCGATATTCACTT ATCTGAGACTGGAGTTACTGGAACCAGAAAGGAATGAATCTTTGGTGAGAACTCTGTACGGCCTGTTGATGATCTTGCCCCAGAGTGAAGCATTCGCAACATTACAACGCAGATTGACAGCGATACCTCCAGCTAGCTCGGTGATAGTCGCCGGCAAAGCCGGTGACTCTTCAAATAATAAACAGACGGACGGAATTGATTTTGCGAGGCTTCTGAAGCATTTTGAGAGCGTTCAGGAGAAACACAAAGATCAGAAACATCGTCAGCGGCTCAATATGCTCGTTGATCGTGATTCAACACCGACAAATCATAGCGATacgtga
- the LOC123266235 gene encoding serine/threonine-protein kinase TBK1 produces MSYLRGSANYVWCTTSVLGKGATGAVFQGVDKNNGEPVAVKTFNSQSQTRPIDVQMREFQVLKKVKHENIVKLLAIEEEQDGRGKVIVMELCTGGSLFNILDDPENTYGLAESEFLLVLEHLCAGMKHLRDNNLVHRDLKPGNIMKYIADDGSTIYKLTDFGAARELNEDQQFFSLYGTEEYLHPDVYERAVLRKPVNKTFGATVDLWSIGVTLYHVATGNLPFRPFGGRRNKETMYFITTRKDSGVISGVQAYENAPIEWSKELPNNCRLSYGLKKIVTPLLAGLLEVNKQYIWSFERFFNQVTDILCKKAIHVFNFHTMQSLQAYLHPEDKLSALKAHIQEQTDILPHAQIILFGETLLSKIIDENRVAKGFPGTTIENPFCVFSRENNNVVSAVINGLNNLQSTVINSSSSSTITGTTVGNSVSSNLEGISAGTNSNSNSNRDKKCESIIFPTFANLVSVENDASQAKLACSVGHSCKRTVDRLAIASKLSQDSVNAFVNLLSSELKRLTKQVDHLRELTRAVEKIFTAAERGDAVAIQAIKKFSNTSSVPHSVGNETKSNEWRMELHLRHKQLFSELAPAIAQLYQRYVKDEVLKAEWESATRQLTCPWKTKASQRASTLVDRLRDGWQHLLRDRATRTLTYNDEQFHVLERIKVTETGRRLKMLLETECIPAIVQRSESLADWYKMVQTIYLQSQILDKDLKTYYNSLESFACRMSQESNERYETLSSYINTLPTKQSTSQTSNLPDSIREEGTKMWRNICDMQQQIALILCDNDLLVDKINNLTINKINNDNTLTEFNDSEKNLTDQDTDEEINYKSNQQYLLS; encoded by the exons atgtcATATTTACGCGGATCGGCGAACTACGTGTGGTGCACAACAAGCGTCCTGGGCAAGGGCGCAACCGGCGCAGTCTTCCAAGGCGTCGACAAGAACAACGGCGAGCCTGTCGCCGTCAAAACCTTCAACTCCCAGAGCCAAACTCGTCCAATAGACGTCCAAATGCGCGAATtccaagttttaaaaaaagtaaagcaCGAGAACATAGTAAAACTCCTAGCAATAGAAGAAGAGCAAGACGGCCGGGGCAAAGTGATAGTAATGGAGCTGTGCACCGGCGGGAGCCTGTTCAACATCCTCGACGACCCTGAAAACACCTACGGCCTAGCAGAGAGCGAGTTTCTCTTAGTCCTAGAGCACCTGTGTGCAGGAATGAAGCACCTCCGCGACAACAACCTGGTGCACCGCGACCTCAAACCCGGAAATATAATGAAGTACATTGCAGACGACGGCAGCACAATCTACAAGCTCACCGACTTCGGAGCCGCCCGAGAATTGAACGAAGACCAGCAGTTCTTTTCACTGTACGGCACTGAAGAGTACCTCCACCCGGACGTTTACGAGCGCGCAGTCCTCCGGAAGCCAGTAAATAAAACCTTCGGAGCTACTGTTGACCTCTGGTCCATCGGAGTGACTCTTTATCATGTAGCGACCGGCAATTTACCCTTCCGACCCTTCGGCGGGCGGCGAAATAAAGAGACCATGTACTTTATCACCACTCGGAAAGACTCTGGAGTAATTTCTGGAGTCCAGGCTTATGAAAACGCTCCTATTGAGTGGAGCAAGGAGCTCCCGAATAATTGCAGGCTGAGttatggtttaaaaaaaattgtaactcCGCTTTTAGCCGGCTTGTTGGAAGTCAACAAGCAGTACATTTGGAGTtttgaaagattttttaatcaagtcactgatattttgtgtaaaaaagcTATTCATGTCTTCAATTTTCATACCATGCAGTCTCTCCAAGCTTACTTGCATCCTGAAGACAAACTTTCGGCTCTTAAAGCTCATATTCAGGAACAAACTGACATTTTACCTCATgctcagattattttatttggagAAACGCTTCTCTCGAAAATAATTGACGAAAATAGAGTCGCTAAAGGATTTCCGGGGACTACAATTGAAAATCCTTTTTGTGTATTTTCtagagaaaataataatgttgtTTCTGCGGTAATTAAtggcttaaataatttacaatcaaCTGTTATTAATTCTTCTTCATCTTCTACGATTACTGGAACTACTGTTGGAAATTCAGtgtcaagtaatttagaagGAATATCAGCTGGAACTAATTCTAATTCTAATTCTAAcagagataaaaaatgtgaatcTATTATTTTTCCGACTTTTGCTAATCTTGTTTCAGTAGAAAATGACGCGAGTCAGGCGAAATTAGCTTGCTCGGTTGGACACTCTTGTAAAAGGACTGTAGACAGATTAGCAATTGCTAGTAAATTATCTCAAGATTCTGTCAATGCTTTTGTTAATCTTTTATCTTCGGAGTTGAAGAGGTTGACTAAGCAGGTTGATCATTTGAGAGAGTTGACTAGAGCtgtggaaaaaatatttactgctGCTGAACGGGGCGATGCTGTTGCAATTCaggctattaaaaaattttctaacacTTCTTCTGTGCCTCATTCGGTTGGTAATGAGACTAAGAGTAATGAGTGGCGTATGGAATTACACTTGAGGCATAAACAATTGTTTTCGGAACTAGCTCCTGCTATTGCTCAACTTTATCAGag GTATGTTAAAGATGAAGTTTTAAAAGCAGAGTGGGAATCGGCGACACGGCAATTAACATGCCCGTGGAAAACTAAAGCAAGTCAAAGAGCTTCGACTCTTGTTGATAGACTTCGCGATGGCTGGCAACATCTTTTGAGAGATCGGGCTACTCGGACACTTACCTATAATGATGAACAGTTTCATGTGTTAGAAAGGATAAAg GTAACAGAAACTGGCCGTAGATTAAAAATGCTTTTAGAGACAGAATGCATACCCGCAATAGTCCAACGATCAGAGTCACTAGCTGACTGGTATAAAATGGTCCAAACAATTTATCTCCAAAGCCAAATATTAGATAAAGACTTGAAGACTTACTATAACTCATTAGAGTCATTTGCATGTCGTATGAGTCAAGAAAGCAACGAGCGTTACGAGACTCTATCGtcttatataaatacattacCAACAAAACAATCAACGAGCCAGACTTCTAATCTTCCGGATTCCATTCGTGAAGAGGGTACCAAAATGTGGCGCAATATTTGCGACATGCAGCAACAAATAGCTTTGATACTTTGCGATAATGATCTGCtggttgataaaataaataatttgactattaataaaattaataatgataatacttTGACAGAGTTTAAtgattctgaaaaaaatttaacagacCAAGATACCGACGAGgagataaattataaaagtaaccAACAATACTTGTTAtcatag
- the LOC123266238 gene encoding musculin — protein MPRKRRISTSYLDEEDYSMDEKYSKDDIEVRAPRNAANARERARMRVLSKAFCRLKTTLPWVPADTKLSKLDTLRLAATYIAHLRAVLREDTDSQLDSSKPLSLTLSWPFAYQNNTSSSALVNTSCPVSSTSESSHYNQYCLRQHHESNEVQRYQNLSNRYNHESHQIYY, from the exons ATGCCGcggaaaagaagaatatctacGTCTTATTTAGACGAAGAAGATTATTCAATGGATGAAAAGTACAGCAAAGACGACATTGAAGTTCGGGCACCAAGAAATGCCGCAAATGCACGGGAAAGAGCGAGGATGAGGGTTTTAAGCAAAGCTTTTTGTCGACTTAAAACTACTCTTCCTTGGGTCCCTGCCGATACTAAGCTCAGTAAATTGGACACACTTAGATTGGCCGCTACTTATATTGCTCATCTCAGGGCGGTTTTAAGGGAAGACACTGATAGTCAATTAGATTCGTCAAAACCTTTGTCTCTTACTTTG TCATGGCCGTTTGCCTATCAAAACAATACATCATCCTCAGCCCTGGTAAACACAAGTTGTCCCGTATCATCGACATCCGAATCATCGCATTATAATCAATATTGTCTTCGTCAACACCACGAATCAAATGAAGTACAGCGTtaccaaaatttatccaacCGATATAATCACGAGTCACACCaaatatactattaa